CTGGCCGAGCTTCGCAGTCTGCAGGACTGGACCGTGAGGCCCGGGCTGACTTCCGTCCAGGGCGTGGCCGAGATCGCCAGCTTAGGCGGTTTCGAGAAGCAGTACCAGATCGAGGTCGATCCGTCTCGACTTCTCGCCTTCAACCTCCCGATGGCCAAGGTGATCCAGGCGGTGCGCGAGTCGAACGCCGACGTGGGCGGGCGGGTGCTGGAGCTGGGCGGCAGCGAATACGTGGTCCGGGGAAGGGGACGGTTTGACTCTCTCGAAGACATCCGATCGGTGTCGCTCGGCGCCGGACCGGGGGGAGTGCCGATCACGGTAGGTGACGTGGCCCGCGTCCAGCTCGGCCCCGAGATCCGCCGCGGGATCGCCGACCTCAACGGGCAGGGTGAGATCGTCACCGGATTCGTGGTGATGCGCTTCGGCGAGAACCCGCTCGACGTGATTGCCGGGGTGAAGGAGAAGATGGCCGAGCTGGAATCGGCCCTTCCCGCGGGAGTAAGGTTCGTGGTTGGGTACGATCGCTCGGGACTAATCGGACGCGCCATCCAGACCCTGCGCGAAAAGCTGATCGAAGAGTCGCTGATCGTGGCGCTGGTCACGGTCATTTTCTTGCTCCACGCGCGCAGTGCGCTAGTGGCGATCGTGACGCTGCCGCTCGGGATCCTGATCGCATTCGTCGCCATGCGCTTCCTGGGGATCGGCGCCAACATCATGAGCCTCGGAGGGATCGCCATTGCGATCGGCGCTATGATCGACGCGGCGATCGTGATGGTGGAGAACCTTCACAAGCACATGGAACGGAATCGGCGCGAAGGCGGCCGCAGGACGCACTGGCAGATGGTGGCCGACTCGTCCAAAGAGGTCGGCCCGGCGCTCTTCACCTCTCTTCTGATCATCACCGTCTCCTTCATCCCGGTCTTTGCCCTGGAGGCACAAGAGGGTCGGCTCTTCAAGCCGCTCGCGTGGACGAAAACGCTCTCCATGGCGGCGGCGGCGCTCCTCTCGATCACTCTGGTCCCGGTCCTGATGGGGCTCTTCATTCGGGGTGGAGTCAGGTCGGAGCGGAGAAACCCGGTCAGCCGCTTGCTCATCGGCGCCTACCGGCCGGTCATCCACTTTGTCTTGCGGCATCGCTGGCCGGTCATCGGCGCGGCGCTGGCGGTCCTGGGGATCACCATCCTCCCCTGGAAGAAGCTCGGCAGTGAATTCATGCCGCCCCTGAACGAGGGGAGCATCATGGACATGCCCTCGATGTTCCCAGGAACCGGGACGGCGCAGGCCAGGCAGATCCTCCAGCAGCGGGATGCCGCGATGGCCAGGATCCCCGAGGTGGAGATGGTGCTGGGAAAGATCGGGCGGGCCGAGAGCGCGACCGATATGGCACCTCTGTCGATGATCGAGTCCGTCGCCATCCTCAGGCCCGAGGAGCAGTGGCGCCCGGGGGTCACCTTCGATTCGATCCAGGCGGAGATGAATGCCACGGTAACGACCCCCGGAGTCGCGAACATGTGGTCGATGCCGATTAAGAACCGACTCGACATGCTCGCGACGGGCATCAAGACTCCGGTCGGGATCAAGCTCTTCGGGCCGGACCTCGCCACCCTCGACCGGATCGGCCAGCAGATCGAGGGCCTCCTGCCGCAGGTCGAAGGGACCAATTCGGTGTTCGCGGAGCGCGCGCTGGGGGGACGGTACCTGGACATTGAAGTCGATCGTCACGCGACTGCCCGGTATGGGATGACTGTCGCCGAGGTACAGATGGGGATGATGGCTGCCGTTGGCGGAATGTACGCGGGTGAGGTGATCGAGGGTCGCGAGCGTTACTCCGTGCTGGTCCGCTATCCACGCGAGCTCCGCGACGACCCGCAGAGGATCGCGTCCACGCTGGTGGCGACGCCCGCGGGCGCGCAGGTGACGCTCGGTGAGTTGGCGAACCTGCGCGTGGTGCAGGGCCCACCGCTCATCAAGTCTGAGAACGCCTACCTGAATAACGTCGTCTATGTGGACGTTCGGGGACGCGACATCGGCGGCTATGTGGAGGAGGCACGGGAGCTCCTTCAGCAACGGCTCGACCTTCCCGTGGGCTACCGGTTGGAGTGGTCGGGACAATTCGAGGCCATGGAGCGCGCCAATCGAAAGCTCCGCTACGTCGTTCCGATCACGCTCGCCATCATATTCCTGCTCCTCTTCTTCCAGTTCGGGAGCGTGGCCGAGAGCGCGTTGGTGATGCTCTCACTCCCGTTCGCGCTGGTCGGAGGCGTGTGGCTCATGTGGTTGATGGACTTCAACTTGAGCGTGGCCACGGCCATCGGATTCATCGCCCTGGCGGGGGTGGCCGCCGAAACGGGTGTAGTCATGCTGATCTACCTGGACCATGCGTACCGTGAACGGCGTGAGACGGGCGCGCTCAGGGGCCGCGGGGACGTGGACGCCGCGGTGGAGTACGGCGCGGTCGAGCGGGTTCGTCCAAAGATGATGACCGTGACCGCGATCATCGCGGGTCTCCTTCCGATCCTCTGGGGACACGGGGCCGGGGCGGACGTCATGAAGCGGATCGCCGCTCCGATGGTGGGCGGGATGGTATCGTCGACGATCCTGACGCTCGTGGTGATTCCCGCAATTTACTCGCTCTGGAAGGAGTGGGAGGTCAAGCGAAACGGCCGTCGCTCGGACGCTCTCCTCGATCAGATGCCAGTGCTCACGGAGGTGCGAGTCGGCGGTGCAGACTGAACGCGAAGGCGCCCCGGTACGGGCGTGCGCGGAGTGTCGCCTTCGCCGCGAAACGGAGGGACTTCAGATGGTTTCGATGAAGCAAATGACAGCCTTCTCCTTGGTGATGGTCGCGATGGCAGCGTGTGCCCCAGAGCAGCCGGATCCAGAAAGAGAAGGGGCCGCGACGCAGCCGACGGATGGAATGCCGGGAATGCCGGGAATGGGCGGGACGCAGATGAGCGGTCAGATGATGGAGGAGATGGAGGCCCACTTGCGGCAGGTGGAGGGCGCCAGTGGTGAGCAGATGATGGCCGTAATGTCCCAGCATCGCCAAATGGTCGCCAACCTGATCTCGCAGTTCAACCGCGAGATGCGGGAAATGAACATGGCGACCGATCAGGAGTGGAACGCGACCGTGGAAGCGCTCCGCGCGGACCTCGTCCGAATGCCCGAGATGAGTCCCCAGGAACTTCTCGCCCTCATGCCCGAACACCGTCAGCGGGTCATGCGCCTCATGGAGATGCACCGCGGGATGATGGGACGCATGGGAATGTAGCAGGAGCCTCCGAGCGTCGGAGTTCCACAGTCAGTTCCAGACCCGTGGCCGTCAAGACTTCATCCGGGCGAGGCGAAGGGAATTGGCGGTTACCCCGAGGGACTCTTCTGGGGACCCTGGAGGGAAGT
This genomic stretch from Gemmatimonadota bacterium harbors:
- a CDS encoding CusA/CzcA family heavy metal efflux RND transporter, whose product is MLKRIIDWSIRQRFLVLLGAAAATVAGVWAMLQTPVDAIPDLSDVQVIVMTEWPGQAPELVEDQVTYPLSTEMLKVPGTRFVRGMSQFGRSAVYVVFEDNVELYWARSRVLEYLNGVRDRLPEGAMTILGPDATGVGWVMQYILTDTTGRLNLAELRSLQDWTVRPGLTSVQGVAEIASLGGFEKQYQIEVDPSRLLAFNLPMAKVIQAVRESNADVGGRVLELGGSEYVVRGRGRFDSLEDIRSVSLGAGPGGVPITVGDVARVQLGPEIRRGIADLNGQGEIVTGFVVMRFGENPLDVIAGVKEKMAELESALPAGVRFVVGYDRSGLIGRAIQTLREKLIEESLIVALVTVIFLLHARSALVAIVTLPLGILIAFVAMRFLGIGANIMSLGGIAIAIGAMIDAAIVMVENLHKHMERNRREGGRRTHWQMVADSSKEVGPALFTSLLIITVSFIPVFALEAQEGRLFKPLAWTKTLSMAAAALLSITLVPVLMGLFIRGGVRSERRNPVSRLLIGAYRPVIHFVLRHRWPVIGAALAVLGITILPWKKLGSEFMPPLNEGSIMDMPSMFPGTGTAQARQILQQRDAAMARIPEVEMVLGKIGRAESATDMAPLSMIESVAILRPEEQWRPGVTFDSIQAEMNATVTTPGVANMWSMPIKNRLDMLATGIKTPVGIKLFGPDLATLDRIGQQIEGLLPQVEGTNSVFAERALGGRYLDIEVDRHATARYGMTVAEVQMGMMAAVGGMYAGEVIEGRERYSVLVRYPRELRDDPQRIASTLVATPAGAQVTLGELANLRVVQGPPLIKSENAYLNNVVYVDVRGRDIGGYVEEARELLQQRLDLPVGYRLEWSGQFEAMERANRKLRYVVPITLAIIFLLLFFQFGSVAESALVMLSLPFALVGGVWLMWLMDFNLSVATAIGFIALAGVAAETGVVMLIYLDHAYRERRETGALRGRGDVDAAVEYGAVERVRPKMMTVTAIIAGLLPILWGHGAGADVMKRIAAPMVGGMVSSTILTLVVIPAIYSLWKEWEVKRNGRRSDALLDQMPVLTEVRVGGAD